From Chroogloeocystis siderophila 5.2 s.c.1, one genomic window encodes:
- a CDS encoding macro domain-containing protein — MLGGGGVDGAIHRAAGPELLKECGQLQGCATGEAKITKGYNLPAKWVIHTVGSVWRGGRQGEDELLARCYRSSLALTLEYQTQTIAFPAISTGVYRFPVDRAFRIAMSEIQQLLTEN; from the coding sequence CTGTTAGGTGGCGGTGGTGTAGACGGGGCAATTCACCGCGCTGCGGGACCTGAATTACTCAAAGAATGTGGTCAACTTCAAGGTTGTGCAACAGGAGAAGCAAAAATTACCAAAGGCTACAATCTTCCAGCCAAATGGGTGATTCACACTGTAGGTTCCGTGTGGCGGGGCGGACGTCAAGGCGAAGATGAACTACTTGCGCGATGTTACCGTAGTAGCTTGGCACTCACTTTAGAATATCAAACTCAAACAATTGCGTTTCCCGCAATTAGCACGGGAGTTTATAGATTTCCTGTAGATCGCGCTTTCCGAATCGCAATGAGTGAGATTCAGCAATTGCTCACCGAGAATTAG
- a CDS encoding homospermidine biosynthesis protein has product MAIPSKKIAPVPIASDIGVVELIDNYFTAYNSARLREICQLLSREVLREGVTVGMSISGAMTPAGFGVSALAPLIRHGFIDWIISTGANLYHDLHYGLGMKLYSSSPFLDDVKLREQGTIRIYDIIFGYDVLLETDAFIRKILQAEPFQKRMGTAEFHNLLGKYVREIEKQVGVQHSCLLATAYECGVPIYTSSPGDSSIGMNVAALSLSGSKMVIDPSIDVNETAAIAYCARESGNPDVEGKSAAVIIGGGSPKNFLLQTQPQLHEVLGLEERGHDYFIQVTDARPDTGGLSGATPSEAVSWGKVDPEELPSTLVCYTDSTIALPIITAYVMNQCQPRPLKRLYDRREEMYSKLQHDYQQAQLVGANRND; this is encoded by the coding sequence ATGGCAATACCTAGCAAAAAAATTGCACCAGTACCAATAGCATCGGATATCGGTGTCGTGGAATTAATTGATAACTACTTCACCGCATACAATTCAGCACGACTACGCGAAATTTGTCAATTACTCAGCCGCGAAGTGCTGCGCGAAGGAGTCACAGTAGGCATGAGTATATCAGGCGCGATGACTCCCGCAGGTTTTGGCGTTTCAGCACTTGCACCACTCATTCGTCATGGTTTTATTGACTGGATTATTAGTACAGGCGCTAATCTCTACCACGATCTGCATTACGGCTTGGGCATGAAGCTATATAGCAGTAGTCCCTTTTTAGATGATGTCAAACTCCGCGAGCAAGGAACAATCCGCATCTATGATATTATTTTTGGTTATGATGTCCTGCTCGAAACCGACGCTTTCATCCGCAAAATTCTCCAAGCCGAACCGTTTCAAAAACGTATGGGAACCGCTGAGTTCCACAACTTGCTAGGTAAATACGTCCGAGAAATCGAAAAACAAGTTGGCGTGCAGCATTCCTGTTTATTAGCAACAGCTTACGAATGTGGCGTTCCGATCTACACATCTTCTCCTGGCGATAGTTCGATTGGTATGAACGTCGCAGCATTGTCTTTATCAGGCTCTAAAATGGTAATCGATCCATCCATCGATGTCAATGAAACTGCGGCGATCGCCTACTGCGCGCGCGAATCTGGTAATCCTGATGTCGAAGGAAAAAGCGCTGCTGTGATTATTGGTGGTGGTAGCCCGAAAAACTTCCTGTTGCAAACGCAACCGCAACTTCATGAAGTCTTAGGTTTAGAAGAACGCGGACACGACTATTTTATTCAAGTTACTGATGCGCGCCCTGATACCGGTGGACTTTCCGGCGCAACTCCGAGTGAAGCCGTTAGCTGGGGTAAAGTTGACCCTGAGGAGTTACCAAGTACGCTCGTTTGCTATACTGACAGTACGATCGCCTTACCTATCATCACCGCCTACGTGATGAATCAATGTCAGCCCCGTCCATTGAAGCGCTTGTACGACCGCCGCGAGGAAATGTATAGTAAACTCCAGCACGATTATCAGCAAGCACAATTAGTCGGAGCGAATCGTAATGACTAG
- the cobO gene encoding cob(I)yrinic acid a,c-diamide adenosyltransferase, which yields MTANTPTNLNPDIEAEHLNQEATASSLTEEQYQHKMQRRKEVQQKRVAQASQEKGLIIVNTGNGKGKTTAALGMVLRSLGHGYKVAVIQFIKGAWEPAEKAVLSHWKDQLTFHAMGEGFTWETQNRDRDIQKANEAWETALNYIRNPDFRLVLLDEVNVAIKLGFLNVDKVLAGIAQKSSNSHVILTGRGAPAALIECADLVTEMTLVKHPFREQGVKAQPGIEF from the coding sequence ATGACAGCAAACACTCCCACAAACTTAAATCCAGATATAGAAGCGGAACACTTGAATCAAGAAGCAACGGCTTCATCACTGACAGAAGAACAGTATCAGCACAAAATGCAGCGGCGTAAAGAAGTACAACAAAAGCGTGTCGCGCAAGCATCACAAGAGAAAGGCTTAATTATTGTTAACACTGGTAATGGTAAGGGAAAAACGACCGCAGCGCTTGGAATGGTATTGCGATCGCTGGGTCATGGATATAAAGTAGCTGTTATTCAGTTTATCAAAGGCGCTTGGGAACCCGCCGAAAAAGCAGTTCTCAGTCATTGGAAAGATCAACTAACGTTTCATGCAATGGGTGAAGGATTTACCTGGGAAACGCAAAACCGCGATCGCGATATCCAAAAAGCTAATGAAGCTTGGGAAACGGCGTTAAACTACATTCGTAATCCTGACTTTAGATTAGTACTGTTAGATGAAGTCAATGTCGCCATCAAATTAGGTTTTTTAAACGTTGATAAAGTTTTAGCTGGGATAGCGCAAAAATCAAGCAATTCACACGTTATTTTGACAGGAAGGGGCGCACCCGCAGCTTTAATTGAATGTGCAGACTTAGTAACTGAAATGACTTTAGTCAAGCATCCGTTTCGCGAACAAGGCGTAAAAGCACAACCAGGAATTGAATTTTAA
- a CDS encoding sulfotransferase: MIKNTRWSNFFLELNSDYKQAIFLAGTGRSGTTWVSSIINYNNDYRDIFEPFHPYKVSKVEHFRYRQYLRPDNKQQEFIQPTKDILSGKIRNRWTDQFNQKRFCHKRMVKDIRANFLLKWLNHHFPEVPIILLFRHPCAVVNSKLHLGWGDHLDELLAQPELVEDFLQPFRHEIEASKTDFEKQIFLWCLENYVPLRQFAPGEIHLAFYENFCKDPKVEIESLFKFLGKKFDDTVFATLNKPSATSRKESAIITIGNVVDSWKKYITNEQLQRAMEILSLFGLDAIYSQDPLPNAKGAYTLMAK, encoded by the coding sequence ATGATAAAAAATACGCGTTGGTCAAATTTTTTTTTAGAGTTAAATTCAGATTATAAACAGGCAATTTTTCTAGCAGGAACTGGAAGAAGTGGAACAACTTGGGTTTCTTCTATAATTAACTACAATAATGATTATCGAGATATTTTTGAACCTTTCCACCCTTACAAAGTTAGTAAGGTTGAGCATTTTAGATACCGACAATACTTAAGACCAGATAATAAACAACAAGAATTTATTCAACCAACAAAAGACATCTTATCCGGCAAAATCAGAAATAGATGGACAGATCAATTTAATCAAAAAAGATTCTGTCATAAACGGATGGTTAAGGATATTCGAGCAAACTTCTTATTAAAATGGCTAAATCATCACTTTCCTGAAGTTCCGATTATTCTATTATTCCGACATCCATGTGCTGTCGTTAACTCAAAACTTCACTTAGGATGGGGCGATCATCTCGACGAGTTATTAGCACAACCCGAATTAGTCGAAGACTTTTTACAGCCGTTTAGACACGAAATTGAAGCATCTAAAACTGATTTTGAAAAGCAGATTTTTCTATGGTGCTTAGAAAATTATGTTCCTTTGCGACAGTTTGCGCCAGGAGAAATTCATCTAGCATTCTACGAAAATTTTTGTAAAGATCCTAAAGTAGAAATTGAAAGCTTATTTAAATTTTTAGGCAAGAAATTTGACGATACGGTCTTTGCAACTCTTAACAAACCTTCGGCTACAAGTAGAAAAGAAAGTGCGATTATTACTATAGGGAATGTAGTAGATAGCTGGAAAAAATATATTACCAACGAACAACTGCAAAGAGCGATGGAGATTCTTAGTCTTTTTGGATTAGACGCGATCTATTCGCAAGATCCTCTACCAAATGCCAAGGGTGCGTATACTTTAATGGCAAAATAA
- a CDS encoding TIGR00300 family protein, translated as MTSSIRFLMCPPDHYDVDYVINPWMEGNIHKSSRDRAVDQWQKLHHIIKDHAIVDLVQPQKGVPDMVFTANAGLVLGDNVVLSRFYHKERQGEEPYFKAWFESQGYTVYELPKDLPFEGAGDALLDREGRWLWAGYGFRSELDSHPYIAKWLDIEVISLRLMDERFYHLDTCFCPLSGGYLLYYPPAFDSYSNRMIEMRVAPEKRIAIAEADAVNFACNAVNIDSVVIMNKASDNLKQRLAKVGFQVIETPLTEFLKAGGAAKCLTLRVTEPVRTEVTANVSVESRTIRLEGHLLDTGLINRALDLIVENSGSFQVLKFNLGEQRQSTSTAEVKVSAPSHDVMESIISQLIDLGAVDLPQDERDAKLEPVLQAGVAPDDFYVTTIYPTEVRINGEWVRVQNQRMDGAIAIKQTADGIWARCKLLRDLEVGEHVVVDVQGIRTIRKAESREQRNAQEFSFMSAGVSSERRVELVVEQVAWELRKIRDQGGKVVVTAGPVVIHTGGGEHLSRLIREGYVQALLGGNAIAVHDMEQNMMGTSLGVDMQRGVAVRGGHRHHLKVINTIRRYGSIAKAVEQGVLQSGVMYECVRAGVPFSLAGSIRDDGPLPDTQMDLIKAQQEYAQLLEGADMILMLSSMLHSIGVGNMTPAGVKMVCVDINPAVVTKLSDRGSVESVGVVTDVGLFLSLLVQQLDRLTSPYHVAQMV; from the coding sequence ATGACTTCTTCGATCCGCTTCCTCATGTGTCCTCCTGACCACTATGACGTAGACTATGTCATTAATCCTTGGATGGAAGGAAATATCCATAAGTCTTCACGCGATCGCGCGGTCGATCAGTGGCAAAAGCTGCATCATATTATCAAAGACCATGCAATTGTAGACCTCGTACAACCCCAAAAAGGTGTACCTGATATGGTGTTTACCGCTAATGCAGGACTCGTGTTGGGAGATAATGTCGTTCTCAGTCGTTTCTACCACAAAGAACGACAAGGCGAGGAACCATACTTCAAAGCGTGGTTTGAGTCACAAGGTTACACAGTGTATGAATTGCCGAAAGATTTGCCATTTGAAGGCGCGGGAGATGCACTACTAGATCGCGAAGGTCGTTGGCTGTGGGCGGGTTACGGCTTCCGTTCGGAACTTGATTCGCATCCTTATATTGCCAAATGGCTCGACATCGAAGTGATATCATTGCGGTTGATGGATGAACGCTTTTATCACTTAGATACGTGTTTTTGTCCGCTTTCGGGTGGTTATCTGCTATACTATCCACCCGCGTTTGATTCGTATTCTAACCGGATGATTGAAATGCGCGTTGCACCCGAAAAGCGAATAGCGATCGCTGAAGCCGATGCCGTGAATTTTGCGTGTAATGCGGTCAATATCGACTCGGTTGTGATTATGAATAAGGCGAGTGACAATCTCAAACAACGCCTCGCCAAAGTCGGATTTCAAGTAATTGAAACACCATTAACCGAATTTCTCAAAGCAGGTGGTGCAGCTAAATGCTTAACATTGCGAGTCACTGAACCAGTACGCACTGAGGTAACGGCGAATGTTTCTGTTGAAAGCCGTACAATTCGTTTGGAAGGACACTTACTCGATACAGGTTTAATCAACCGCGCGTTAGATTTGATTGTCGAAAATAGCGGTAGCTTCCAAGTTCTCAAGTTTAATCTAGGAGAACAACGACAAAGTACCTCAACCGCCGAAGTAAAAGTTTCTGCACCTTCGCACGATGTGATGGAAAGTATCATATCGCAACTGATTGACTTGGGTGCAGTCGATTTACCACAAGATGAACGCGATGCTAAATTAGAGCCTGTCTTGCAAGCAGGAGTTGCACCCGACGACTTTTATGTCACTACAATTTACCCCACCGAAGTACGGATTAATGGTGAGTGGGTACGCGTGCAAAATCAGCGGATGGATGGCGCGATCGCAATCAAGCAAACGGCTGATGGTATTTGGGCAAGGTGTAAACTGCTACGTGACCTAGAAGTAGGCGAACATGTTGTTGTTGATGTTCAAGGTATCCGTACAATTCGCAAAGCTGAATCACGCGAACAACGCAACGCCCAAGAATTCAGCTTTATGTCAGCAGGTGTTTCTAGCGAACGTCGCGTAGAATTAGTTGTTGAACAAGTCGCGTGGGAACTGCGGAAAATCCGCGACCAAGGTGGTAAGGTTGTTGTCACAGCGGGTCCTGTGGTGATTCATACAGGTGGTGGCGAACATCTTTCAAGATTGATTCGTGAAGGTTATGTGCAAGCATTACTCGGTGGCAATGCGATCGCTGTCCACGACATGGAACAAAACATGATGGGGACGTCGTTGGGTGTTGATATGCAACGCGGAGTTGCAGTGCGCGGCGGACACCGCCATCATTTGAAGGTAATTAACACCATCCGTCGCTATGGTAGTATTGCAAAGGCTGTTGAGCAAGGTGTGCTGCAAAGTGGTGTGATGTACGAGTGCGTTCGTGCAGGTGTACCATTTTCGCTTGCAGGTTCTATCCGCGATGATGGACCATTACCAGATACACAGATGGACTTAATTAAAGCACAGCAAGAATACGCGCAATTACTAGAAGGCGCAGATATGATTTTGATGCTGTCTTCAATGCTGCATTCGATTGGTGTCGGTAATATGACACCCGCAGGTGTGAAGATGGTGTGTGTTGATATTAATCCGGCGGTGGTGACAAAGTTAAGCGATCGCGGTTCCGTAGAATCAGTTGGTGTCGTTACCGATGTCGGCTTATTCCTCAGTTTGTTAGTACAACAACTCGATCGATTAACAAGTCCGTACCACGTAGCACAAATGGTTTAA
- a CDS encoding calcium-binding protein yields MLRGAVGNDNLNGGDGSDILSSSAVSAIFGDDDPYDGGDFSSDILYGGDGNDTYIIAESRDVINETVNGGIDPVIAHRSYTLGNNLENLTLAEPQYSSGNFRITGNGLNNRIVGNSKRNVLQGQAGNDSLNGGAGDDTLSFGVIDRRLDGSSGTDTLTVEY; encoded by the coding sequence GTGCTACGCGGCGCAGTGGGGAATGATAACCTGAATGGAGGCGATGGAAGTGACATACTCAGCAGCAGTGCAGTATCTGCTATTTTCGGTGATGATGACCCTTACGACGGCGGCGATTTCAGTTCAGATATCTTATACGGCGGTGATGGCAATGATACTTACATCATTGCTGAATCAAGAGATGTAATTAATGAAACAGTTAACGGTGGCATTGATCCGGTTATTGCTCACCGTAGCTATACTTTAGGGAACAATTTAGAAAATCTGACCTTGGCTGAGCCTCAATACAGCAGTGGTAATTTCCGGATTACAGGTAACGGTCTGAACAATAGAATTGTTGGTAATTCAAAAAGAAATGTTTTGCAAGGTCAAGCCGGTAATGATTCACTCAACGGTGGTGCAGGAGATGATACGCTCAGCTTTGGAGTAATTGATCGCCGTCTCGATGGCAGTAGCGGTACGGATACTCTCACAGTAGAATACTAG
- a CDS encoding glycosyltransferase family 2 protein, which translates to MSLHGNTQIEQNQSSSQVSIVIPTKNRYLLLLETIESIRKQTYANWEALVVDDGSTDETEAQMLALSKQEPRIRFIRRIQGNAGAPASRNLGVSHATGDYIIFLDSDDCLAPHCLEKRVAIMDNHPDLDFGVFACQVFCDRPGDRALLWNRETQDQENDLDRFLSLDVPWQTTSPIWKKEALQRLGSWDESLIIWQDWEFHLRALVKGLKYKRFAQLDCFWRMPVKERDSIGKKGITAEYLLSNEQLIADVYAMLSKAQLLNSYRRYLVAGLYFWLATQWSTYVKSTSEAVRVWSICREKNLVNDLEYWEGLVYFKVRRTRYIRRLAREYLSFRWPAYLMRQRHPATLQNTPMSTQLA; encoded by the coding sequence ATGAGTCTTCATGGGAACACTCAAATAGAACAAAATCAAAGTTCGTCGCAGGTTTCGATTGTTATTCCTACCAAGAACCGCTACTTACTTTTATTAGAAACAATTGAATCAATCCGCAAACAAACTTATGCCAACTGGGAAGCGCTAGTCGTTGACGATGGTTCAACCGACGAAACCGAAGCGCAAATGTTGGCACTATCAAAGCAAGAACCGCGTATCCGCTTTATCAGACGCATTCAAGGTAATGCAGGTGCGCCCGCCTCGCGTAATTTAGGAGTTTCTCACGCGACAGGAGACTATATCATCTTTCTAGATTCGGATGATTGCCTAGCGCCACACTGCTTAGAAAAACGCGTTGCTATTATGGATAATCACCCCGATTTAGACTTTGGGGTATTTGCTTGTCAGGTGTTTTGCGATCGCCCAGGAGATCGCGCCTTGTTGTGGAATCGAGAAACCCAAGACCAAGAAAATGACCTCGATCGTTTTTTATCTTTAGATGTTCCTTGGCAAACAACGAGTCCCATTTGGAAAAAAGAAGCATTACAACGCTTAGGATCGTGGGATGAAAGCCTGATCATTTGGCAAGACTGGGAATTTCATTTACGAGCGTTAGTTAAAGGATTAAAGTACAAACGATTTGCTCAACTCGATTGTTTTTGGCGAATGCCTGTAAAAGAGCGGGATTCCATTGGTAAAAAAGGAATTACGGCGGAATATCTGCTTTCTAACGAACAACTGATCGCGGATGTTTATGCGATGCTTTCCAAAGCACAATTGCTCAATTCGTACCGCCGCTATCTTGTCGCCGGACTTTATTTTTGGCTGGCAACGCAATGGTCAACTTATGTAAAGTCTACGTCTGAAGCTGTCAGAGTTTGGTCGATTTGTCGGGAGAAGAATTTAGTTAACGATCTAGAGTACTGGGAAGGTTTAGTTTATTTCAAAGTGCGGCGTACTCGTTATATACGACGCCTAGCGCGAGAATACCTCAGTTTTCGTTGGCCTGCATATCTCATGCGCCAAAGGCATCCTGCAACATTACAAAATACACCCATGTCTACTCAATTAGCTTAA
- a CDS encoding glycosyltransferase family 4 protein encodes MNILHINQSDISGGAAIAGYRLHQGLLAQGIDSQLLVKQAQTTSDRVTVIPEKNYIESLLYRRISKPSGLNYIHFLNTFNIPKYKIYQDADILNFHNLHTGYFNYLAISRLTNHKPAVWTLHDMWSFTGHCSYSYDCDRWKTGCGKCPYPNIYPEIEKDNTHVEWKLKNWVYRQSNLNIVAPSRWLYEQAKQSILSRFPIHHIPYGIDTQTYQSRDPEQCKAHLGIPKGKKVLMFAADSVTERRKGGDLLAQALQNLPSSLKAETVLLIFGSSGAAIAQTVGMPTIDLGYLTTDESKVAAYSAADLFVFPTRADNLPLTLQESIACGTPMVSCKIGGVPDLVRPGITGYLAEPENAQDLCKGIIELLEDRNLREQMRQNCRAIALQEYPLELQAKRYVELYSQLTKSI; translated from the coding sequence ATGAATATATTACATATCAATCAATCTGATATAAGTGGAGGCGCAGCAATTGCAGGATATCGATTACATCAAGGTTTGCTAGCTCAAGGAATAGATTCTCAACTTTTAGTTAAACAAGCGCAAACAACGAGCGATCGCGTCACTGTTATTCCTGAAAAAAACTATATAGAAAGCTTACTATATCGCCGTATATCTAAACCTTCAGGCTTGAATTATATCCACTTTTTAAATACATTCAATATTCCTAAATATAAAATTTATCAAGATGCTGATATTCTTAACTTTCATAACTTACATACAGGATATTTTAATTATTTAGCAATATCGCGATTGACAAATCACAAACCAGCAGTTTGGACGCTTCATGATATGTGGAGTTTTACGGGACATTGCTCATACAGCTATGACTGCGATCGCTGGAAAACAGGTTGCGGAAAATGCCCATATCCGAATATTTATCCAGAAATTGAAAAAGATAACACTCACGTAGAATGGAAACTGAAAAACTGGGTTTATCGTCAGTCAAATTTAAATATAGTTGCGCCGAGTCGATGGCTGTACGAACAAGCCAAGCAAAGTATCCTCAGCCGCTTTCCGATTCATCATATCCCCTATGGTATCGATACCCAAACCTATCAATCCCGCGATCCCGAACAGTGTAAAGCACACTTAGGAATACCAAAAGGTAAAAAAGTACTGATGTTCGCTGCGGATAGCGTAACTGAACGTCGCAAGGGAGGAGATTTATTAGCGCAAGCATTGCAAAATTTACCGAGTAGCTTAAAAGCTGAAACTGTATTGCTCATCTTTGGTAGTAGTGGTGCTGCAATTGCTCAAACTGTAGGAATGCCAACAATTGACCTGGGCTATCTTACCACTGACGAATCAAAAGTAGCTGCTTATTCAGCTGCTGACTTATTTGTTTTTCCTACGCGCGCAGATAATTTACCATTAACCTTACAAGAGAGTATTGCTTGCGGTACGCCGATGGTTTCCTGCAAAATTGGTGGTGTTCCCGATCTCGTGCGCCCTGGGATTACAGGTTACTTAGCCGAACCCGAAAATGCTCAAGATCTGTGCAAAGGCATAATAGAGCTTTTAGAAGATCGGAACCTGCGGGAACAGATGCGCCAGAATTGTCGGGCGATCGCACTTCAAGAATATCCTCTAGAATTACAAGCTAAGCGTTATGTAGAACTTTATTCGCAACTAACCAAGAGTATATAA
- a CDS encoding glycosyltransferase family 4 protein, translating to MKILFTISHLMTGGAQTFVIRLASGLAKNHSVYVYNCNFFPITDNSLVDRFPDTVEVISFFPPSSRTLLNRALSKVERWTSKIGRKIKFREDLRKLHFNYILKKLNIDLVNSHLYHADNFVVETLEKASIPIIVTDHGDYKYVIEQQLSDRSSTEKIFNRINGIVVLSEDNATAISRYVANHLPIKKIYNGVAQPQTVQYPVSGREKLKIPKDALVFGMVARGIPEKGWLELIQAFEQVMHTTQQAAHLILVGDSEYLQNLKASIASKAATVHFVGYSSDPNYWIECFDVGVLPTYFDGESLPYSIIEYLSFGKPAIATDMGGIPEMIKHNDQTAGFIINCQAGKADVSSLADAMLAYINNPSLREEHSQIAKQAFDKFNIENCIKSYELFFQEALNKQH from the coding sequence ATGAAAATTCTCTTTACTATTTCACATTTAATGACCGGAGGTGCGCAAACCTTTGTGATTCGATTAGCAAGTGGTCTAGCTAAAAATCACTCTGTCTATGTTTATAACTGTAATTTCTTCCCAATTACAGATAATTCTTTAGTCGATAGATTTCCTGATACTGTTGAAGTTATTTCATTCTTTCCTCCTTCATCGCGCACGCTACTTAATCGAGCTTTATCAAAAGTAGAGCGCTGGACATCAAAAATCGGTAGAAAAATAAAATTTCGGGAGGATTTACGGAAATTACACTTCAATTATATTCTCAAAAAACTCAATATTGACTTAGTGAATAGTCATCTCTATCACGCCGATAACTTCGTTGTAGAAACTTTAGAAAAAGCATCTATTCCTATTATTGTTACCGATCATGGTGATTATAAATATGTTATAGAACAACAACTGAGCGATCGCAGTAGTACTGAGAAAATTTTTAATCGAATTAACGGAATCGTTGTGCTGTCTGAAGATAATGCTACAGCAATTTCGCGGTATGTAGCAAATCACTTGCCCATAAAAAAAATCTATAACGGTGTAGCACAACCTCAGACGGTTCAATATCCTGTTTCTGGACGAGAGAAACTAAAGATACCAAAAGATGCGCTTGTCTTTGGTATGGTAGCTAGAGGAATTCCTGAAAAAGGCTGGTTGGAGTTAATTCAAGCATTTGAACAAGTGATGCATACAACTCAGCAAGCAGCGCATTTAATTCTTGTCGGTGATAGCGAGTATCTACAAAATTTAAAAGCATCAATCGCTAGCAAAGCCGCTACAGTACACTTTGTCGGCTACTCTTCTGATCCTAATTATTGGATCGAGTGTTTTGATGTTGGGGTGTTACCCACTTATTTTGACGGTGAAAGCCTTCCCTACTCGATTATTGAATATTTGTCTTTTGGGAAACCAGCGATCGCTACTGATATGGGAGGAATCCCTGAAATGATCAAGCACAACGATCAAACAGCAGGCTTTATCATTAATTGCCAAGCGGGTAAAGCCGATGTCTCTTCTCTCGCTGATGCTATGCTGGCATACATTAATAATCCATCGCTCCGTGAAGAACACTCTCAAATTGCCAAACAAGCTTTTGATAAGTTTAATATTGAAAACTGTATTAAGAGCTATGAATTATTTTTTCAAGAAGCATTAAACAAACAGCATTAA